ATCTCTTCCCTTCGCTACATCAAAGTCCGGCCATACCAAGGAGTCAACGGTAGTCATGTCCATGGCTTTGACAGAAACTTTTAATCCTAATTCATTTAACCACTCCGTAATAATTTCTGCCGTACGAATTCTGGTAGGACTGCTGGAATAAACCAAGGTAACCAGTTCTATTTTTTTCCCTTCCGGATCCTCCCTAAACCCATCATTATCCGTATCTTTAAATCCGGCGTTTTCCAAAATCAGCTTAGCCTTATCCAAATCAGGTTTAAAGGAAACATCTTTATTAAAATACGGAGAGGTCGGGTGGATAAAACCCGGGTTTCCTTCTGTTGCATAGCCTAACAAGACAGTGTCAATCAGATATTTACTATCAATGGCATAAGCCATAGCCTCACGAACTTCTTTTACTGATAAAGGATATTTCTCCGCATTAATTTGAAATAAAGTGGTTCGGTATCCTGCACCATTTACTAGCTTAATATTTGGGTTCGATTCAAATTGCTTTACTAGCTCAGGAGAAACATTACTGGAAACAGCGTCAACTTCCCCTGCTTTAAGGGCGGTAAATAAAGCAGTTGTATCTTCAATAATCGGTAAAACAAGGGATTTGGCAATCGGCTCTCCCATGAAATAATCGGGATTTGCCTTAAACTTATAAAATTGGTTAGGTTTATACTCCTCTAAAATATACGGCCCACTTCCGGTAGTATCCTTTGCTTCATCTGGATTAGTAATTTGACTCCAGATGTGCTTCGGCAGAATTGGCAAATCAGCCAACGGTTGAATCATAAAGTCAGGCTCAGGCTGCTTTAACTTCATAACCAAGGTTGTATCATCCCTAACATCAATGCTCTCAATAGCTTGAGAAGGCTTGGTAAAACGAGACTTTTTATACTGTAATACGTATTCATAAGTAAATTTTACATCCTCCGCAGTTAACGGCTTCCCATCATGCCACTTCACATCATCATGGAGCTTAAAGGTATAGGTTAATCCGTCTTCACTTATCTCATAATCCTTAACCAACCAGGGCTGGGGCTGATTGTTTTCATCTAATTGGAAGAGGGTGTCATATATAAGATTAACCAAATCCAATCCTGGAGAACCCGTCACATAAGTATACGGTGTTAACGTATTTTCATCCTTCGTAATCCCTACCTTTAACAGATCTAATTGTTCAGCTGCACGAATGGCTGAAAAATTAGAAAATACTAAAACCAATGATAGTGCTAAGGCAAAAACAATATTGATCCTTTTTTTCACGCTTTAGTCTCCTCTCATTTTATTTTTTTATATAATTTCATATTGTATTAAAAAATTTTAGTTGATTAAACAATTAATTGTTGCAAATGGAAATTGCCTTCCCTGCGGTAAGCCTCTGCCAGAACGAAGTGCCCATGGGTGGCTAAACCGTAATACACATGAATCGCTTGATCTAATACTTTATGAATAGATCTTCCCTTTTCATAATCAGATAGGTTTGCAAATCCAGGAATTAACTTTTCAACGGTAGACTTGTCTAGAGCACGATCAAAATGCTTACCGCTAAATTCCATTTGACTTTCCAAAACATCCATTGCTTTCTCCTTCTTCTCCCAAACGGAAGAGATATCCACTACACAATTTGGATGATGTGGCGTCATATAATAGATGGTTGGAACAGGATGAGGCTCCAAACCTGGCATCTCATCTAACGCAAAATCTCTTCCGGCCAGGGCAATTGCTTCTAAAATTAAGATCATCGCTTGTCTGCGATCTGGGTCTAAATCATGAAAGGAATGCTCCGGGTCTTGGGTGATGATAATATCTGGCTTTACTTCCCTGATCACTTTGATCAGCTTCTTTTTTGATTCCGGGCTT
This is a stretch of genomic DNA from Microaerobacter geothermalis. It encodes these proteins:
- a CDS encoding ABC transporter substrate-binding protein, which encodes MKKRINIVFALALSLVLVFSNFSAIRAAEQLDLLKVGITKDENTLTPYTYVTGSPGLDLVNLIYDTLFQLDENNQPQPWLVKDYEISEDGLTYTFKLHDDVKWHDGKPLTAEDVKFTYEYVLQYKKSRFTKPSQAIESIDVRDDTTLVMKLKQPEPDFMIQPLADLPILPKHIWSQITNPDEAKDTTGSGPYILEEYKPNQFYKFKANPDYFMGEPIAKSLVLPIIEDTTALFTALKAGEVDAVSSNVSPELVKQFESNPNIKLVNGAGYRTTLFQINAEKYPLSVKEVREAMAYAIDSKYLIDTVLLGYATEGNPGFIHPTSPYFNKDVSFKPDLDKAKLILENAGFKDTDNDGFREDPEGKKIELVTLVYSSSPTRIRTAEIITEWLNELGLKVSVKAMDMTTVDSLVWPDFDVAKGRDYDLAMWSWSSTMQLFPARLVELFHSDTSVGTVNIGGYKNEEFDQLADKLGKTIDPAERKKIIMDMQALVAEEFPVIPLYYEEVINAYNPNVSDQWVFQNGKGIINKFSFIHTEKSKTDADKQTGSSSTTTTNNETTQAGQPDAQTSEASSGKGTNSLLIFGFIILAAFLLIFWMKRSKNNSSKGA
- a CDS encoding PIG-L deacetylase family protein — its product is MNQTGVNMLLLGVYGMEVVECGGALAKNVELGGKSYASIILCGERSQPQVTKAAEELGVEVSFTNFQYGHVDVSPESKKKLIKVIREVKPDIIITQDPEHSFHDLDPDRRQAMILILEAIALAGRDFALDEMPGLEPHPVPTIYYMTPHHPNCVVDISSVWEKKEKAMDVLESQMEFSGKHFDRALDKSTVEKLIPGFANLSDYEKGRSIHKVLDQAIHVYYGLATHGHFVLAEAYRREGNFHLQQLIV